CCAACTATGTCCCCGGGCTTCACCCAGAACAGGGCTGGTCACAGAGCAGGTAGGTAGGTCTTCAGGGAGGGCTTGGAAGAATGAACGggacaaatgaatgaacagaggTCAGTGCTACGGACAGAGGTAAGCCCGTGGCAGGGGGTGGAGTCActcagggagagggaaaggaggggtggGCACGGGGGCtcctggagaggagaggggccagCTCAGGGGTTCGGGGGTTCAGCGCTGGAGGCCACAGTCTACCCCTCATTACCTCCCAGCTGTGTAACTTGGAGTGAGGGGACCTCCTTTGGCTCAGTTTCGTCCCCTGCAAAATGGATACTATTCAAGTAGCCGGCTGCCTTCTGGGGCTGTGGGGATGATTAAATAAGTTCAGGGTCGCGGAGGGCCCAGTGCAGGTCAGAGTCCGGGGTGCTCACTTCCTCCGGTACACCCTCCCCATCCACAACCCCCCCCCACGCCACACATCCTCACCCCAACACACTCCAAACACACTCAGGAGGGCCGTGGAGGGACAGGGTCCCCCGTGATGGCCCCAAGCTCTGtgcgtgcctcagtttccccaaaagCACAGGTACCACCACAGCCGCCACGTTTATTGGATTCACTCTGTGGCGAGGGAGGGGGTAAGCTGTCGCGAAGACTCAGAGCAGGACGCAAAAGAGGCGCTTGTCGCGGAAGGGGTTCTCTGCGGCGGGGACCGGCGTCACCAGCGGGTCATCTTTGGCGTGCGTCTCGCAGAAGGCCAGGAGCTCGGCGGCCGCCTGCGACACCTGCGGACGCCGGGGCGCGGTCCGTTCTCCGCCcaaggccccgcccccgccccgccccttcccagccccggccccgccccttcccggccccgccccggcccttcccggccccgcccccgggtcCCGCCCAGTTCCGGAGCCGGTCTTCCCGCGGGCCCCGCCTCCAACAGCGCGGGGTCCGGCCCCCGGCCCCGCAGCTCCCTCCggcctccccaaccccaccccgcACCTTCATGCGATCGATGTTCACCTCCAGCTTCAGCTGTTCCACCGTCTTGCGGGCCTCCGCGATCTTGGCCATGTTGTTGGACATGGCTAAGGGCGGGGAAGAGTTTAAACGCCGGGCGGGAGTAGGGGCTGACGGGGTAGGCTAGGACAAGCCGGGGTCCCCAGGTAGGGGGTGGCAGCGGTGGTGGGACCCGGGCGACAGGGGTGTGGATGGAAGAGCGTACGAATGGGGTGCccggaggtggagggagggacaggaaaccagagaaaagaggaggaatgAAGGGACCTACAGATGGGCGACCAAGAGGCAGGccaagggagggccagaggggccagaggagggatggaggggtgCAGAGACGGGGTACCTAGATGGAGGGAAGGACAAAGACGGGCGAGGGAAGGCCGGAGGGAAGTCCAGTGATAAGGCTGCctggcaggtggagggagggaccGAAGAACAGGGCCACAGGTGCTGGATGGGGATCCAGGTGTCCTCAGCCCCcggggacagagcatgagccaggaggGGGGCCCTCCCCAGGCCAATTAGCGGCGGCTCGGGGAGAACAAGGAATTAAGATCGCGGCGGGAAGGGCGCAGAGGGGGCCTCATTAGGGCCTTGGCAGCAGCTGCCCCCTCCGGCCCCCTTGGGGAGCTCCCCCACGCCCGGCCTGGCCACCTCAAAGGCGCCTCTGCTCATTAGCCGCCCAacagagggctgggggtggggtgcggcGGGCAACTCGGCcatgactgggagaggggcagagaggatggagagagggacacatggaggggcagagggagccacAGAGTGACAGAAAGACCGAGGCACGGAAGAAATAGAGAGACTGGGCCcgggagagaggggtggagggatgaagcgatgtggggggaggggggacaaggagaggggtcaaaaaaaaaaaaaaagagtgatccaggggggacagaggggatgaaggcacagggcagggacagagaaggggaggtggagggtccaggaggggtggagacaggggGTGGGAAAGGATAGAGGGAGGGGCACatggaaggacagaggaaggcaCAAtgatagaggggcagagagaggcgtggggggggggtggataaagggacagaggagagaggggacagggggacaaagagagggggatggaggggctggggagagacaggCTGGTGGAGACGCAGACGTAGgaagtcattcattcactcattcattcattcctaggGGGACAGATGGCGGCTGCGATGGGGCACAGGGATCCGCCGTGGGGTGAGACCGGAGCCTCCTACCTGTTGCTGCTCAGGGCCGGGATGGCAGGCAGGTGGCAGAGCCTGGGAGACCGAGTCTgggtccccctcccacccccccacgcTCCCTAgtcagccccgccccctccccgagGCGCAGCCCCTGAGGGCCCGCCTCCTCCTTGCTGCCACCACCGctgtcccgcccccccccccccaccgcctcggGTCTGTTTCTTTgggtcccctctctctgtccgtccccctctccatctctgcctctgcctccgtCCCTCTcaaacacgcacgcacacgctcACTCTCAGGGAGAGACAGTCTTCAAGGGTGCCTGCCCCACGCTCTGCACTCGTCCCGATGTCCCCCAGACCTCGGATGCGGGTCCCGCGCGGCCCCTCCAGCACACGTGCTCTCCCACCCCGTCCCGCCGGCCACCTGCGTCGTCCCGCCACAGACCACCCCTCCCAGCACACAGGCTCACCCTCGCGGTCCCTCAGATCGACGTGCACGCTCTGTCccgcgcgcggcggcggcgggggccaCACAGTCTCACGACTGACCCGCGCTCGCTCGTCACAGTcgcggcccctccccctccccccagcgccACACACGGGGGCTCCCCGTCTCTCCTCGTGTGGCCCAGCATCACCGATGCCGCCTCACGCGCCGCAGCCAGACACGCTGTCTCAGAGTGTCAGATGGGCACACACAGCTCGGCCGCGTCACACGCCATGTCTCAAGACGTCACACACCTTGACACGCAGTTGGAACttctgtctgtcttgttcacaccCGGCGGCAACTTCACCCGCGCTTTCACCGTCACCCAGTATGTTAGGGACACACACGCACAAGGTCTCTCTCGTGTTGTCATCTCCGAGTGCCCCGCACAGTGGCGCGCTGCCTCACGCGCTGTCCCAACACCGTGACAGTCTCTCGCTGTCCCACCTGCCGTGTGTCGCACATCGTCAGTTTCTCACAGTTGACCAGCGTGGCTGACACACACGGTCACACTCACGTGGTCCCTCTGTCACACCCATTGCCCGGGGCCCGTCACGCTGCCTTCTCACGCCACCTCTGGGTGTGTCACACTCATTCACCCTGTCACCCTGTGACCCCCACAGCCCTCGTGTCCTCCCCATGTTGCACTCTGTGCCCTACAACCTCTCGCTGTCACATCCGGCCTCCTGATGTCACAGTCCCCCAAATGGTGTCGCAGGCACATCCAGCCTCAGGGCGTCCCACACAGCCACCTGCGTGTCACGACCTCTCATGTCACACACTCAG
The Lynx canadensis isolate LIC74 chromosome E2, mLynCan4.pri.v2, whole genome shotgun sequence genome window above contains:
- the GNG8 gene encoding guanine nucleotide-binding protein G(I)/G(S)/G(O) subunit gamma-8, producing the protein MSNNMAKIAEARKTVEQLKLEVNIDRMKVSQAAAELLAFCETHAKDDPLVTPVPAAENPFRDKRLFCVLL